Proteins found in one Alteromonas macleodii genomic segment:
- a CDS encoding RNA polymerase sigma factor, protein MFSTSIDKLIFLKPQKKNKQKRTKSSELINELYLSHAANLRKYLQKNYGLGPPEPEDVVQNVFTKFSQLENLTQIENPKAYIYKMAVNYTLNELERVKRVQRFICEKTTIEEREFDLLSPEKITENRKELMALNNAVERLPNKQREIFIRSRILGHTYKQISNDLNYSVADISRQLCAALFTLQQAQTEGEQ, encoded by the coding sequence ATGTTTTCCACTAGTATCGACAAGCTGATCTTCTTAAAACCTCAAAAAAAGAATAAGCAAAAGCGCACAAAAAGCTCGGAATTAATCAATGAACTTTACCTTTCACACGCTGCTAACTTAAGGAAATACTTGCAAAAAAATTATGGGCTGGGCCCACCAGAACCCGAAGATGTTGTACAAAATGTATTTACCAAATTCAGTCAACTAGAGAATCTTACACAAATTGAAAACCCTAAAGCCTACATTTATAAAATGGCTGTGAACTATACACTTAATGAACTTGAACGAGTTAAGCGAGTACAACGCTTTATTTGTGAAAAAACGACAATTGAAGAAAGAGAATTTGACCTTTTAAGTCCGGAGAAAATTACTGAGAACAGAAAAGAGCTTATGGCGCTAAATAATGCGGTAGAGAGACTGCCAAATAAGCAAAGAGAAATTTTCATCCGCAGTCGGATTCTTGGACATACCTATAAACAAATTTCCAATGATTTGAACTATAGTGTTGCTGATATTTCTAGGCAACTTTGCGCGGCGCTCTTTACTTTACAGCAAGCTCAAACAGAAGGAGAGCAGTAA
- a CDS encoding glycosyl hydrolase family 28-related protein, producing MRLYFRKLWLTNLFLGGALASSAAIGAVSPKTYKDADFYVAPTQQDVNYDLVDDFGANGNDTSDDSNALQRAINAISRKPNGGTLLIPNGTYHFLGIQMKSNVHIRVESDVIIKPTWNGDGKNHRLFEVGVNNIVRNFSFQGLGNGFLVDFKDSRDKNLAVFKLGDVRNYKISNFTIDDNKTIFASILVDVTERNGRLHWSRNGIIERIKQNNALFGYGLIQTYGADNILFRNLHSEGGIALRMETDNLLMKNYKQGGIRNIFADNIRCSKGLAAVMFGPHFMKNGDVQVTNVSSVSCGSAVRSDSGFVELFSPTDEVHTRQSWKQAVESKLGRGCAQTPYARGNGGTRWAARVTQKDACLDKAKLEYGIEPGSFGTVKVFDVTARFGYNADLKQDQLDYFSTSNPMCKRVCLPTKEQWSKQGQIYIGPSLAAVIDTTPETSKYDYDVKTFNVKRINFPVNSHKTIDTNTESSRVCNYYGMSECSSSRWER from the coding sequence ATGCGCTTATATTTTAGAAAGTTGTGGTTAACAAATTTATTTTTAGGCGGAGCACTGGCCTCTTCAGCTGCGATAGGGGCTGTCTCCCCCAAGACTTATAAGGACGCAGATTTTTATGTTGCCCCTACTCAACAAGATGTTAACTATGATTTAGTTGATGATTTTGGCGCTAATGGAAACGACACTAGTGATGACAGTAATGCTTTACAAAGAGCAATTAATGCTATTAGTAGAAAACCGAATGGGGGCACTTTACTAATACCGAATGGAACTTACCATTTCCTCGGCATACAGATGAAGTCGAACGTACACATCCGTGTTGAGAGTGACGTGATAATCAAGCCAACGTGGAATGGGGATGGCAAAAACCACCGACTATTTGAAGTTGGCGTAAACAATATTGTAAGAAACTTCAGCTTTCAAGGGTTAGGAAACGGTTTTTTGGTGGATTTTAAAGATTCTCGCGACAAAAACTTAGCTGTTTTTAAGTTAGGCGATGTTAGAAATTACAAAATTTCCAATTTTACCATTGATGATAATAAAACGATATTTGCCTCAATTTTAGTGGACGTAACAGAACGTAATGGGCGGTTACATTGGTCGCGTAATGGAATTATCGAAAGAATAAAACAAAATAACGCTTTGTTCGGCTACGGCCTTATTCAAACCTATGGCGCAGATAATATTTTGTTTAGGAACCTCCATTCGGAAGGCGGAATTGCGTTACGGATGGAAACTGACAACTTACTTATGAAAAATTATAAGCAAGGCGGAATAAGAAACATCTTTGCTGATAATATCAGATGTAGCAAAGGACTTGCGGCGGTCATGTTTGGCCCACATTTTATGAAGAATGGAGATGTGCAAGTGACCAATGTCAGCTCAGTTAGTTGCGGTTCGGCTGTACGAAGTGATAGTGGATTTGTCGAACTCTTTAGCCCGACAGACGAAGTACATACGCGTCAAAGTTGGAAACAAGCCGTTGAAAGTAAATTGGGCCGAGGGTGTGCGCAAACCCCTTATGCTAGAGGTAATGGTGGTACACGGTGGGCGGCTCGCGTAACACAAAAAGACGCGTGTTTAGATAAAGCAAAACTGGAATATGGAATAGAGCCTGGTTCATTTGGCACGGTTAAAGTCTTTGATGTTACAGCGCGTTTTGGTTATAACGCAGATCTTAAACAGGACCAGCTAGACTACTTTTCTACATCCAACCCTATGTGCAAGCGTGTATGCCTTCCTACAAAAGAACAATGGAGTAAGCAAGGCCAAATTTACATTGGTCCGTCATTAGCTGCAGTAATTGATACCACACCTGAAACTTCAAAATACGATTATGATGTGAAAACTTTTAACGTCAAAAGAATAAATTTTCCTGTAAATTCACACAAGACTATCGACACGAATACTGAAAGTAGCCGTGTCTGCAATTATTACGGTATGTCCGAATGCTCCAGCAGTCGATGGGAGCGATAG
- a CDS encoding TonB-dependent receptor has translation MKGVSTKNALLFAGFSLSLVAQSVSAQEAKQPEKEEKDVEVILVSAQKREQALKEVPVSIEVIQGDLLERYNVQDGFDLIKYLPGFGIDDSTEIRTTTLKTRGIGTFTNSIGLQSSNLVVIDGEVLPRQSMLNLSVSDLQRVEALRGPQGTLFGQNTSTGLLHYVTKKPNLAEFGGKARLEITEDNGVEVSGHVNAPISDNWAMRVNAQYETIDGWIENTMPGVDDYDIGEVDAYGLRGQLLYDNGEDLEVLFRTEHSERETNCCAFTRIGGINPDFGPRPIINVRDDGTIEGTTYNRVNPESFFEEAGNPVTARNPEANFGETTNSGASVEVNYDLDTELTLSYISSYRDFELLNSSGFFTVNFPVERSAFGGNESVEVIQQELRLSSFGNDKLDWIVGLFYHDTKGQRSETRDGCIAGRRGLIENGVLAGCYSGPSTNAFLANYAETGIDDRSLLEPSRLLNGGDFTTQFTNYAIFGQLEYQITDDLDATFGFRALKEEGEATFSRTDLRTPQDGVGLDTYEEVFARALQDESLFINRTEPTKFSDSDTHVIYKAVLGYDFTDDIRGYVNYSTGYKGSSYFVTSNTNPDDVDNFPTKPEQSTNFEIGVRSSFLDNRLLFNFTYFDMRVEDYQVRAVRIIDEDEGNTFAGYVNAEEARSHGFEADMILDITESLRFITSYANYEAVYEDFSNAPVNCPRSGNDRSGGNLADRCSEVAGAPRLDLSGLPFPNNAEEQFLGTLEQKYELGSWDGNVRIVYRYEGEATQTVNELAFDQRSNPSYGIWDAFFGIGKDNLRFNVFVRNVLDKEYTTRRNTNTEGFGSGFYPRDYSRFIGGSVTYTF, from the coding sequence ATGAAAGGTGTTTCTACGAAAAATGCTCTTTTATTTGCAGGCTTTTCGTTAAGTCTAGTTGCACAGTCAGTTAGTGCACAAGAAGCAAAACAGCCTGAAAAAGAAGAAAAAGATGTTGAGGTGATTTTGGTATCGGCACAAAAGCGTGAGCAAGCGCTTAAAGAAGTGCCTGTATCAATTGAAGTTATTCAAGGCGACCTTCTAGAGCGTTATAACGTTCAAGATGGTTTCGATCTTATTAAATATCTTCCCGGCTTCGGCATTGACGATAGCACTGAAATTCGTACCACAACGTTGAAAACCCGTGGTATAGGCACCTTTACCAACTCTATCGGCCTACAATCTTCTAACCTTGTTGTTATTGATGGGGAAGTTTTACCTCGTCAATCAATGTTAAACCTTAGTGTTTCTGACCTTCAGCGAGTTGAGGCATTACGTGGTCCACAAGGCACGCTTTTTGGCCAGAATACCTCTACGGGCCTTCTGCACTATGTAACTAAAAAACCGAACCTTGCCGAATTTGGGGGAAAGGCAAGGTTAGAAATTACCGAAGACAATGGAGTAGAAGTTAGCGGCCATGTTAACGCACCGATAAGCGACAACTGGGCTATGCGTGTAAACGCGCAATATGAAACTATCGATGGGTGGATTGAGAACACCATGCCTGGTGTCGATGATTACGACATTGGTGAAGTAGATGCGTATGGCCTTAGAGGTCAACTCTTGTATGACAACGGTGAAGACCTGGAAGTGTTGTTCAGAACCGAGCATTCAGAGCGAGAAACTAACTGTTGTGCATTTACACGAATAGGTGGCATTAACCCTGATTTTGGTCCACGCCCAATTATCAATGTTCGCGATGATGGTACTATTGAAGGAACCACCTATAATCGAGTGAATCCGGAGTCTTTTTTTGAAGAAGCTGGAAACCCAGTGACGGCGAGAAATCCAGAGGCAAATTTTGGTGAGACAACTAATTCTGGCGCGTCAGTAGAAGTTAATTATGATTTAGATACAGAATTAACGCTTTCTTATATTAGTTCATATCGTGACTTTGAACTGCTAAATAGCTCAGGGTTCTTCACTGTTAATTTTCCGGTGGAACGTTCAGCTTTTGGCGGTAATGAGTCTGTTGAGGTCATTCAGCAAGAATTGCGCTTAAGTTCTTTTGGTAATGATAAACTAGACTGGATTGTAGGTCTTTTCTATCACGATACTAAAGGGCAGCGCTCAGAAACGCGCGATGGATGCATTGCAGGACGTCGTGGCTTAATCGAAAATGGCGTGCTTGCAGGCTGCTACTCAGGTCCGTCAACTAACGCGTTTTTAGCTAACTATGCTGAAACAGGCATAGATGACCGATCATTATTGGAGCCCAGTCGATTGCTAAATGGTGGTGACTTTACGACCCAATTCACCAATTACGCAATTTTCGGGCAACTCGAATATCAAATTACCGATGATTTAGATGCTACTTTTGGCTTTAGGGCGCTAAAAGAAGAGGGTGAAGCAACATTCTCTCGTACTGACCTTCGCACACCTCAAGATGGTGTTGGTCTCGATACCTATGAAGAAGTTTTCGCTCGTGCACTACAAGATGAAAGCTTGTTTATCAATCGCACCGAGCCGACTAAGTTCTCCGATTCTGACACTCATGTTATATATAAAGCGGTATTGGGTTATGACTTTACTGATGATATTCGTGGTTATGTGAATTATTCAACAGGTTATAAAGGTTCATCATATTTCGTAACCAGTAACACTAACCCAGACGATGTAGATAATTTCCCCACTAAGCCTGAGCAGTCTACCAACTTCGAAATTGGCGTAAGATCAAGTTTCTTGGACAATCGTTTGTTGTTCAACTTTACCTATTTCGATATGCGTGTTGAGGATTATCAAGTTCGGGCCGTAAGGATTATCGACGAAGACGAAGGCAATACTTTTGCAGGCTATGTAAATGCAGAAGAGGCTCGATCTCACGGTTTTGAAGCAGATATGATCTTGGATATCACCGAGTCGCTTCGTTTTATCACTAGCTATGCGAATTACGAAGCGGTTTATGAAGATTTTTCCAATGCGCCGGTAAATTGCCCTCGTAGCGGGAACGATCGCTCCGGTGGTAATCTAGCCGACCGTTGTTCAGAGGTAGCAGGTGCTCCGCGCTTAGATTTAAGTGGTTTACCGTTCCCGAACAACGCCGAAGAGCAATTTTTAGGTACGCTTGAGCAAAAATACGAGCTAGGTAGTTGGGATGGAAATGTTCGTATTGTTTATCGATATGAAGGTGAAGCAACGCAAACAGTAAATGAACTTGCTTTTGATCAGCGCTCAAATCCATCATATGGTATATGGGATGCATTTTTTGGTATTGGAAAAGATAATTTAAGGTTCAATGTTTTCGTGAGAAACGTACTTGATAAAGAATACACAACCCGTCGAAACACAAACACTGAAGGCTTTGGTAGCGGGTTCTATCCTCGTGATTACTCTCGCTTTATCGGCGGAAGCGTGACCTATACTTTCTAG
- a CDS encoding metallophosphoesterase: MKNILFILYCLLSFFCCKSFATDMTTVAVIADCQFADKEPAGARLYRSCLSKLDSAVQQINNSEAVAVFHLGDFIDEGFSNLQSLNSVTKQSSVPFYHVLGNHDFSVEDKYKRDVPKALGLPSRYYDFVIGEWRFVVVDGNDISHYGWPRNSKQHALSQKLISEKYSDLPHWNGGLGEKQLEWLVAVLTEADHNKEKVIILSHFPIFPFDRHLLWNHQQVMEVITKFPNVKAWFNGHNHEGDYAYKNGVHFITFSAMLDTERTAFSFVKLSDSIIEVIGVGKQKSMKLAF; this comes from the coding sequence ATGAAGAACATTCTATTCATTTTATATTGTCTTTTATCCTTTTTTTGTTGTAAGAGTTTCGCCACTGATATGACTACTGTTGCGGTCATTGCTGATTGTCAATTTGCCGATAAAGAACCCGCTGGAGCTCGTCTTTACAGGAGTTGTTTGTCAAAGTTAGACAGCGCTGTGCAACAGATAAATAATAGCGAAGCCGTTGCAGTATTTCATTTAGGTGACTTCATTGATGAAGGTTTCAGCAACCTACAGTCGTTAAATTCTGTCACTAAACAAAGCTCAGTCCCGTTTTATCACGTGCTCGGTAATCATGATTTCTCGGTTGAAGATAAGTATAAGCGTGATGTTCCCAAAGCATTAGGCTTGCCTTCTCGTTATTACGATTTTGTGATTGGCGAATGGCGATTTGTTGTAGTTGACGGTAATGATATAAGTCATTATGGATGGCCACGAAATAGCAAACAGCATGCGCTTTCTCAGAAGCTGATCAGTGAAAAGTATTCTGACCTTCCACATTGGAATGGTGGTCTAGGAGAAAAGCAGCTTGAATGGCTTGTTGCAGTTTTGACCGAAGCTGACCATAACAAAGAAAAAGTCATCATTCTTAGTCACTTCCCAATTTTTCCATTCGACAGACACTTGTTATGGAATCACCAGCAAGTCATGGAAGTGATAACGAAGTTTCCTAACGTAAAAGCTTGGTTTAACGGACACAATCACGAGGGAGATTATGCCTATAAAAATGGCGTTCACTTCATAACATTCAGCGCTATGTTAGATACCGAGCGAACCGCTTTTAGTTTTGTAAAGCTTTCCGATTCTATCATCGAAGTCATAGGAGTGGGTAAACAAAAAAGCATGAAACTAGCTTTTTAA
- a CDS encoding FecR family protein: MQVDYSQTPTTIELIATEWFVKLNSNELDVDGKQELEVWLNASETHRVAFEKVALLWQDTGNCDSLIFNKTTLTDGHKTKNVSFFYTTLSAAAMLIVCFLSFVDFPFDSGKNHTYRISSTFEGNKTLPLADGSVVTLSGNSQLDVDFTSNQRNIVLLSGTAHFQVSPDKTRPFTVYSKGIYTRAVGTAFQVKMDDDIQISVTEGTVAVGDTHQEIQRFIKISNGKQINVELAGRTMSEISTFDEKTALSWINGRFIYEDAPLNEIISDLNRYREKKLYVGNSVSTKIKIDASFDIQNIDSFLNGLAISHNIYTQETADRTVLVQQPGRE; the protein is encoded by the coding sequence ATGCAAGTTGACTATTCTCAGACACCCACAACTATCGAACTTATAGCAACCGAGTGGTTTGTAAAATTAAACAGTAATGAGCTGGACGTAGACGGCAAACAAGAACTTGAAGTCTGGTTGAACGCTTCTGAAACCCATCGTGTAGCATTTGAAAAGGTGGCTTTACTATGGCAAGACACAGGTAACTGCGACTCACTTATTTTTAATAAAACTACGCTCACCGACGGCCATAAAACGAAAAACGTTAGCTTTTTCTATACAACTCTGTCTGCCGCAGCCATGCTGATAGTGTGTTTTTTATCATTTGTAGACTTCCCTTTTGATAGTGGTAAAAATCACACCTACCGAATATCGTCTACTTTTGAAGGTAACAAAACTCTGCCGCTTGCGGATGGTTCTGTGGTGACCTTGAGTGGCAATAGCCAACTTGATGTCGACTTCACTTCCAATCAGAGAAATATAGTTCTACTTAGTGGCACCGCGCATTTTCAAGTTAGCCCAGATAAAACAAGGCCTTTTACAGTCTATTCGAAAGGCATTTACACACGAGCGGTAGGCACAGCATTCCAGGTGAAAATGGACGATGACATTCAGATTTCAGTTACTGAGGGGACGGTCGCAGTAGGAGATACACACCAAGAAATACAGCGCTTTATCAAAATCTCTAATGGAAAACAGATAAACGTTGAACTTGCCGGCAGAACAATGTCAGAAATATCAACTTTCGATGAAAAAACAGCATTGAGCTGGATCAACGGTAGATTCATTTACGAAGATGCACCGCTAAACGAAATCATTTCTGATTTAAATAGGTATCGTGAGAAAAAGCTTTACGTGGGAAATAGCGTGTCAACAAAAATAAAAATAGATGCGTCATTCGACATTCAAAATATCGATTCCTTTCTAAATGGGCTAGCAATTTCACATAATATCTACACTCAAGAAACGGCAGATAGAACCGTTCTTGTTCAACAACCAGGCCGTGA
- a CDS encoding LacI family DNA-binding transcriptional regulator, producing MITQPVTIKDIAKLANVSIATVSRVINENGKVKGATKTKIQQLIDSLNFKPNTYARDLVKNRSSSIGIIYPHFSFDCHEFNGLSQANTGTPLPPYLAQTAHSEEEEKARIEELDALGCPGIVLCHSRCSAQTLNRWVKKLPYLYCIDRQLTSSSFQRVNFDHLDAGVLQAREALRNGGRFGIVVYSTTFNHASAQRFSGIIGTLSNYKGPLEVETLSLTKCDIDSAFGLVKDNDALFRRADFIIAENDFAAYGVINALKTMGLRIPHETTVVGFGNHMISTLSYPKLTTVQYPFNQMLNEIVYRIQKGKIRTRDFRPTLVKRQSS from the coding sequence ATGATCACCCAGCCTGTAACTATCAAAGACATAGCGAAACTAGCAAATGTTTCTATCGCGACAGTTTCGCGGGTTATCAATGAAAATGGAAAAGTAAAAGGCGCGACTAAAACTAAAATTCAACAGTTAATAGATAGTTTGAATTTTAAACCGAATACGTATGCTAGAGATCTTGTAAAAAATCGCTCTTCATCAATAGGTATCATTTATCCCCACTTCTCGTTTGACTGTCATGAGTTCAACGGTTTAAGTCAAGCCAATACAGGTACCCCACTCCCACCTTACTTGGCACAGACAGCGCACTCAGAGGAAGAAGAAAAAGCGCGAATTGAAGAACTAGATGCACTCGGATGCCCCGGTATTGTGTTGTGCCACTCCAGATGCTCTGCGCAAACGCTTAATCGCTGGGTGAAAAAATTGCCCTACCTTTACTGTATCGACCGTCAATTGACCTCGTCGTCCTTCCAGCGCGTTAACTTTGATCATTTAGATGCAGGTGTACTACAAGCTAGAGAAGCGCTGAGAAATGGCGGACGATTCGGAATAGTTGTCTATTCAACAACGTTCAATCATGCCAGCGCTCAGCGCTTTTCTGGGATCATTGGAACACTTAGCAATTATAAAGGGCCGTTGGAAGTTGAAACCTTGTCTTTAACAAAGTGTGACATAGACAGTGCTTTCGGTTTAGTTAAGGACAATGATGCTTTATTCAGAAGGGCTGACTTCATCATTGCTGAAAACGACTTTGCAGCCTATGGTGTTATCAATGCACTTAAAACAATGGGGCTCAGAATTCCCCACGAGACTACAGTAGTTGGCTTTGGTAATCATATGATATCAACCTTAAGCTACCCAAAGCTAACCACCGTACAATATCCATTTAACCAAATGTTGAACGAAATAGTGTATCGCATTCAAAAAGGTAAAATACGTACTCGTGATTTTCGTCCAACATTAGTGAAGCGGCAGTCCAGCTGA
- a CDS encoding MFS transporter, with the protein MRLPIRFSSSSANVSFFALVAAFGGFVFGLDAANISGALRFVSAEFELDSIQQGTLVGCALLGVILALFFTGSLCEKFGRARVLLAIGFTYSLSSLMSAFAVSYEMLLVGRFIGGVAFASITVSAMYIGEIAPAHQRGKFVSINQFMIGLGLLCAFVINYFLVKSLSTSTWLTNDNIWRVMLGAELFANAIWIALILCIPESPRWLAKKGRDNEALFVFDIIDSGEKAAVLLEDVKRSLTNNSELDTFSQLKTLFSPGLRFVVFIAVAYAFVQGATGMNAVLFFAPMVFEQIGMSVEDTFMQTISTGAVGLAATLVAIGFVEKLGRRTLTIAGLLLVVVAHGSTFLGFKQASYEFNEAAMAELTTHFEQNALAVSSLAPFAGKSFDSDVELKTELSKHFDKKTLPLVSGAIIEKTIIGVNAPLVLFGIFAFLAAFNLSIGPIMWVIFSEIFPNKVRSVALPFAALVQTVSSWSIQQFFPWQLDNMGVANIFLLYAGIGLFGLIVMYLYLPETKGKTIEALELELTNQNALGAK; encoded by the coding sequence GTGAGATTACCCATTAGATTTAGCTCATCGAGCGCGAATGTTTCTTTTTTCGCCCTCGTCGCCGCATTCGGTGGCTTCGTATTCGGGTTAGATGCAGCAAATATATCAGGGGCGCTTAGGTTTGTAAGCGCAGAGTTTGAACTGGATTCGATTCAACAAGGTACGCTCGTAGGCTGTGCACTTCTTGGGGTTATTCTGGCTCTCTTCTTTACGGGGTCTCTGTGTGAAAAGTTTGGAAGAGCAAGAGTGTTGCTCGCTATCGGTTTTACGTACTCCCTATCATCTCTAATGTCCGCATTTGCGGTAAGTTACGAAATGCTTCTTGTGGGCCGCTTTATAGGTGGTGTGGCGTTCGCATCAATCACGGTTTCTGCCATGTACATTGGAGAAATTGCGCCTGCCCACCAACGAGGTAAGTTTGTATCGATAAACCAGTTCATGATTGGTCTCGGGTTGCTATGCGCCTTTGTGATTAACTATTTTCTCGTTAAATCGCTTTCTACCTCCACTTGGTTAACCAACGACAATATTTGGCGCGTTATGCTGGGTGCCGAACTGTTCGCCAACGCGATTTGGATTGCCCTTATTTTGTGTATTCCAGAATCACCTCGATGGTTGGCTAAAAAGGGAAGAGATAACGAAGCTTTGTTTGTTTTTGACATTATTGATTCTGGTGAAAAAGCCGCGGTTCTTTTAGAAGACGTTAAGCGTTCACTTACCAACAATAGTGAGCTAGACACCTTTTCGCAACTTAAAACGTTGTTTAGCCCAGGGCTGCGTTTTGTCGTGTTTATCGCTGTTGCATACGCTTTCGTTCAAGGAGCAACAGGTATGAATGCAGTGCTGTTTTTTGCGCCTATGGTGTTTGAGCAAATCGGCATGAGCGTTGAAGATACTTTTATGCAAACTATTTCTACAGGAGCAGTAGGGCTTGCGGCAACCCTTGTTGCCATTGGGTTCGTCGAAAAGCTTGGCAGAAGGACGCTTACTATAGCGGGTTTACTACTCGTTGTTGTCGCTCATGGTTCTACGTTCTTAGGGTTTAAGCAAGCGAGCTACGAATTTAATGAAGCTGCTATGGCTGAGCTAACAACACATTTTGAACAAAATGCTCTGGCTGTATCTTCTTTGGCGCCATTTGCTGGTAAAAGTTTCGATAGTGATGTGGAGTTGAAAACTGAACTGTCAAAACACTTCGATAAAAAGACACTGCCATTGGTAAGTGGCGCAATCATCGAAAAAACGATCATCGGTGTTAATGCACCACTGGTCTTGTTCGGTATTTTTGCGTTTCTTGCTGCATTTAACTTATCGATAGGGCCGATAATGTGGGTGATTTTCTCTGAGATATTCCCAAATAAAGTACGCAGTGTAGCGCTTCCTTTCGCCGCACTCGTTCAAACTGTTTCATCGTGGTCAATTCAGCAGTTCTTCCCATGGCAGTTAGACAACATGGGCGTAGCAAACATATTTTTACTCTACGCCGGTATCGGGCTATTTGGGTTAATAGTTATGTATCTTTATTTACCTGAGACAAAGGGAAAAACCATAGAGGCACTAGAACTTGAGCTAACTAATCAAAACGCGTTGGGGGCTAAGTAA